ACGCGTGCATAGTCTTCAATCAATCTACTGGTAGCGGCTCCTACGATGTTTCTTCCCTCCCATAACATGGTTCGCTTCTTGGGATCGTCCGACCAGTTTACTTCAAAAGCTCCATTTTTCCTACACAACGCGCTTATTGTTTCTGCTTGTTTTCTCACTTCAGTCTCGGAACCATCAACCTCAAATAATAATATCGCATCTGCATCCGGCAATTTAAGGCTAGACTGGTATTTGTTAACCGCTGTGATCGCGGAATTATCTAAAAGTTCAATTGCAGCTGGCAACAAATGCTCCCTAAATACAGCGCCAACAGTTGTAGTCGCATCCTCGAGTTTCCCGAAAGCCGCAAAGACAACAGCCTTCGCCCCGGGGAGTGGAAGTACCTTAAGAATAGCTTCTGTGATTATTCCCAGAGTCCCTTCAGACCCTATAAACAAGTGTGTTAAATCATACCCCGTAGCTTTCTTAAGCGTCTTCCCACCTGTCCTCAAAACTTCACCTGTCGGCAGGACAACCGTCAAACCTAAAACATAGTCTTTAGTTCCCCCATACTTCACTGCACGCATTCCGCTCCCACCAACAGCCACAACTCCACCAATTGTGCACATCTTGGTGCTACCAGGATCCGGAGGGAAGAATAGGCCGTATTTTTCCAATTCCTCGTTCAGCCTAGCATGGACAACCCCAGCCTGTACAATCGCGTAGAGGTCGTCGGGATGAATTTCTAAGATCCTATCCATTCGTGTTAAGTCAACTACAATGCCGCCCTTAATTGGAACCGCGCCGCCGGCAACACCGGAACCCGCCCCCCTAGGGGTTACTGGAATCTTGTATCCATTTGCGAGCTTTACAATTGCTGCAACCTGCTCTGTTGATTCAGGCCGAACAACAACATCAGGCATTTTCCGAAATCGTACAGAAACATCCATTGAATAAAGATATAACTCACTCCTGGCGACGCATAGGTTCTCCTTCCCTACAATACCCTTTAGCTCTTCCAAAATCTCTTCTCGTAGAGGCATACGCGGTTCTTCCTATTCTTTATTGGAATTCCTACAATGAATCCTCTAGCCTATACTCTTTTTGCATAGTTAACTTCTTACTCAAGAGCGTTAAAGTCAACTAATAAAGATGGTTTCAAAGCTTGATATACGAACTTGACGGGGGGAAATGGGTTTTTGAACTTAAGCAAACTAATCGAGGAAACCGCTGTTGACCTCTTACGCCTTGCCGTTATCGAGTTGCCCATAGATATAAAGCAAGCTCTTAAAAAGGCAGCTCAAC
The sequence above is drawn from the Candidatus Bathyarchaeota archaeon genome and encodes:
- a CDS encoding FAD-binding protein — its product is MPLREEILEELKGIVGKENLCVARSELYLYSMDVSVRFRKMPDVVVRPESTEQVAAIVKLANGYKIPVTPRGAGSGVAGGAVPIKGGIVVDLTRMDRILEIHPDDLYAIVQAGVVHARLNEELEKYGLFFPPDPGSTKMCTIGGVVAVGGSGMRAVKYGGTKDYVLGLTVVLPTGEVLRTGGKTLKKATGYDLTHLFIGSEGTLGIITEAILKVLPLPGAKAVVFAAFGKLEDATTTVGAVFREHLLPAAIELLDNSAITAVNKYQSSLKLPDADAILLFEVDGSETEVRKQAETISALCRKNGAFEVNWSDDPKKRTMLWEGRNIVGAATSRLIEDYARVYEGEDITVPISKVADAVKGIREISAKYCLPIVTFGHIGDGNLHPAILINKKKTEHWKLLEIVTAEIHELAFSLGGTTTGEHGIGLLRADYMEKENTPLGLELMRKIKRVIDPNHIMNPGKLKLGE